A window of Ignavibacteriales bacterium contains these coding sequences:
- a CDS encoding adenylosuccinate synthase, with the protein MSVTVIVGSQWGDEGKGKIVDILSERYEIVVRYQGGANAGHTVQVGDQQFILHLIPSGILRENVLCFIGNGVVIDPKALLDEIKLLEGMGISIAGRLFISQNAHLIMPYHKLLDSINESGNSKIGTTGRGIGPCYIDKYARKGIRIVDLLDRKVLEEKIRLNIEEKNNLLKKVYNQEVLNVDAIIKEYIEFDKAIDPYITDVPTVLNNAIEEGKSILLEGAQGALLDVDFGTYPFVTSSNPTSGGASTGSGIPPTKISSVMGIVKAYTTRVGLGPFPTELLGEEGERLRKIGAEYGATTGRPRRCGWFDAFLLSYSRMINGIERAAITKLDVLSNFDQIKVCVAYEIQGKKLKSFPTDVNKLMNVTPIYESLPGWKTDLTNITDYNELPSEAKDYLQFISQKSGFEISIISVGPKRDQTIEL; encoded by the coding sequence ATGAGCGTTACTGTTATTGTAGGCAGTCAGTGGGGCGATGAAGGAAAAGGAAAAATAGTCGATATCCTAAGTGAGCGTTACGAAATTGTGGTGCGCTATCAAGGCGGGGCTAATGCCGGACATACAGTTCAGGTTGGAGATCAACAATTTATTCTACATCTTATTCCATCAGGAATATTGCGTGAAAACGTTTTATGTTTTATTGGTAACGGTGTAGTTATAGATCCCAAAGCTTTACTTGACGAAATAAAATTATTAGAAGGAATGGGAATTAGTATTGCTGGGAGACTCTTCATTAGTCAAAACGCTCACTTGATTATGCCTTATCATAAACTATTAGATTCGATTAATGAAAGCGGAAATTCTAAGATAGGAACTACCGGAAGAGGTATTGGACCGTGTTACATTGATAAATATGCACGAAAAGGAATTAGAATTGTTGATCTATTAGATCGCAAAGTTCTTGAAGAAAAAATTAGACTAAATATCGAAGAGAAAAATAATTTACTCAAGAAAGTGTACAATCAAGAAGTGCTTAATGTAGATGCAATCATTAAAGAATATATAGAATTTGATAAAGCTATTGACCCATATATAACTGACGTTCCAACTGTTTTGAACAATGCCATAGAAGAAGGCAAATCAATTCTTTTAGAAGGGGCGCAAGGTGCTTTGCTTGATGTTGATTTCGGCACCTATCCATTTGTCACTTCTTCAAATCCTACTTCAGGCGGTGCAAGTACAGGTTCCGGAATACCGCCGACAAAAATTTCTTCTGTAATGGGAATTGTAAAAGCATATACGACACGTGTTGGCTTAGGTCCTTTTCCAACTGAATTACTTGGTGAAGAAGGAGAAAGATTAAGAAAAATTGGCGCTGAATACGGAGCGACTACCGGAAGGCCTAGAAGATGCGGTTGGTTTGATGCATTTCTTTTGAGTTACTCTCGCATGATCAATGGAATCGAACGCGCAGCAATAACTAAACTTGATGTCTTAAGTAATTTTGATCAAATAAAAGTTTGTGTTGCTTATGAAATTCAAGGTAAGAAATTAAAATCTTTCCCAACAGATGTAAACAAACTTATGAATGTTACTCCGATTTATGAATCGCTTCCAGGATGGAAAACCGATTTAACCAACATTACTGATTATAACGAATTGCCCTCTGAAGCAAAAGATTATTTACAATTCATTTCACAAAAAAGCGGGTTTGAGATCAGCATTATCTCAGTAGGACCCAAACGAGATCAGACAATAGAATTATAG
- a CDS encoding SpoIIE family protein phosphatase produces the protein MLNNIKRFYTKQKQVLIVISTAFLAILSFINFYFIFNVTAQSNDECLWSEKIINGNNTIVFEQVKVDGVTWKAGIRDGDYLFAIDGTKTYNALVATKVLDKISYGDYATYKVVRNGNEFETKVFVKKLIDIGGLSINLMSLIWLLVAFVVVMSKVEGKIQNLFYRVAIFSVFYSTTALVYRGQQVDNIIFQSQVLVSLVAFSIAVGVILFPIALVHFFSVFPREYPFVSKKWFKIIFYKVSVGFFLIYYCILGYEYFLIKKTPISNVLGVAIFFMGFALFILAFILLAVNYYKLPTKKERKPILIILIAFLIAVLARIYFTFLAQPIVGLAFNNPQYFTPILLIALVPIAFGYSIFKYSLMDIKDFVKNAIVYGVATFTVAGIYYFVIYLLGQLVSSAVGTEYQVMIAGAVFVVFSFVFQSTKDKFQNILTEKFYPEQFTFQKALLKFSSEIASTVGKENIFDSIQELFVHSLRIQTFGLLLKNEDNLFNLIRHKGINDLDLNLVDDDFHVANYCLECNKFGKKQVLERQDFKEVLGDSSEKFLSENIYTIIPLFIKSKIIGFLLFGLKQSGSQFAGKDLDLLIAAATQTAISIDTARLYESEAEKQKLERDLENARRIQETLLPKTFPQIDRLDIAGKMIPAMHVGGDYFDLIKISDKKLFVVIGDVSGKGLSASFYMSKLQTMIGLYCTEGKSPSEILVEVNKKIYENIEKNWFITVSLAFFDSSENSVKFCRAGHTPLIRIRNKIVEEFQPSGLGVGLERGELFQSSLEEITIPFKPNDLFLNNLEKKN, from the coding sequence ATGTTAAATAACATTAAGAGATTCTATACGAAGCAGAAGCAAGTATTAATTGTAATTTCAACAGCGTTTCTTGCTATACTATCGTTTATTAACTTCTATTTTATCTTTAATGTAACTGCTCAATCAAATGATGAATGCTTATGGAGCGAAAAAATAATTAATGGTAACAATACTATTGTTTTCGAACAAGTAAAAGTAGATGGTGTTACATGGAAAGCAGGCATCAGAGACGGCGATTATCTGTTCGCGATTGATGGAACAAAAACTTATAATGCATTAGTTGCCACCAAAGTACTCGATAAAATTTCTTACGGAGATTATGCAACCTATAAAGTTGTAAGGAACGGCAATGAGTTTGAAACAAAAGTTTTTGTAAAAAAATTGATTGACATAGGCGGTTTGAGTATAAATCTAATGTCGCTTATTTGGTTATTGGTTGCTTTCGTAGTTGTAATGTCAAAAGTTGAAGGAAAAATTCAGAATTTATTTTATAGAGTTGCAATATTTTCGGTATTCTATTCTACAACTGCGCTTGTTTACCGTGGTCAGCAGGTAGATAATATAATTTTTCAAAGTCAGGTTTTAGTTTCATTAGTTGCATTTTCAATAGCAGTAGGAGTAATTCTTTTTCCTATAGCACTGGTGCACTTTTTTAGTGTTTTCCCGCGTGAATATCCCTTCGTATCAAAAAAATGGTTCAAGATAATTTTTTATAAAGTGAGTGTCGGTTTTTTCTTAATATACTATTGCATTCTGGGGTATGAATATTTTTTAATAAAGAAAACACCTATTTCAAATGTTTTAGGTGTTGCGATTTTTTTTATGGGGTTTGCACTTTTCATTTTAGCTTTTATACTTCTCGCTGTCAATTATTACAAACTGCCAACTAAGAAAGAGAGAAAACCAATACTGATAATCCTTATTGCATTTCTTATTGCTGTTCTTGCAAGAATATACTTTACTTTTTTGGCTCAACCAATCGTAGGATTAGCTTTCAATAATCCCCAATATTTTACACCAATTCTTTTAATTGCACTTGTTCCAATCGCTTTTGGTTATTCTATCTTTAAATATTCCTTAATGGATATTAAAGATTTTGTAAAGAATGCAATTGTTTACGGCGTAGCAACGTTTACTGTTGCTGGGATCTATTATTTTGTTATTTATTTGTTAGGGCAGTTAGTTAGCAGTGCAGTTGGGACAGAATATCAGGTAATGATTGCAGGTGCGGTATTTGTTGTTTTTTCTTTTGTATTCCAATCTACTAAAGATAAATTCCAAAATATTCTTACAGAAAAATTTTATCCCGAGCAATTCACATTTCAAAAAGCATTGTTAAAATTCAGCAGTGAAATTGCAAGTACAGTTGGAAAAGAGAATATTTTTGATTCGATCCAAGAACTTTTTGTTCACTCACTACGTATTCAAACATTTGGACTTCTTTTGAAAAATGAAGATAATTTATTTAATCTAATTCGTCATAAAGGAATTAACGATTTAGATTTGAACCTTGTTGATGATGACTTCCATGTAGCAAATTATTGTTTGGAGTGTAATAAATTTGGGAAGAAACAAGTTCTTGAACGTCAAGATTTTAAGGAAGTGCTGGGAGACTCATCTGAAAAATTTCTTTCTGAAAATATTTATACAATAATTCCTCTTTTCATTAAATCAAAAATTATTGGATTTTTATTATTCGGTCTTAAGCAATCCGGTTCTCAATTTGCCGGGAAAGATTTAGATCTGTTAATTGCTGCCGCTACTCAAACAGCAATTTCAATAGATACTGCCCGTCTTTATGAATCTGAAGCGGAGAAACAAAAATTAGAAAGAGATCTGGAGAATGCACGTAGAATTCAAGAGACACTTCTTCCAAAAACATTTCCTCAAATTGATCGGCTTGATATTGCCGGTAAAATGATACCTGCAATGCATGTCGGCGGTGATTATTTTGATCTGATCAAAATCTCCGATAAAAAATTATTTGTTGTAATTGGAGATGTATCCGGCAAGGGATTAAGTGCTTCGTTTTATATGTCTAAACTTCAGACTATGATAGGGCTTTATTGCACCGAAGGTAAATCACCGAGCGAAATTTTAGTTGAAGTGAATAAAAAAATCTATGAGAATATTGAAAAGAACTGGTTCATAACAGTGTCATTAGCTTTTTTTGATAGTTCAGAAAACTCAGTAAAATTTTGCCGTGCCGGTCATACTCCATTAATTAGAATTCGAAATAAAATTGTTGAAGAGTTTCAACCATCAGGATTGGGTGTTGGTTTGGAAAGGGGAGAGCTGTTTCAATCTTCTTTAGAAGAAATTACCATTCCATTCAAACCAAATGATTTATTTTTGAACAATTTGGAGAAGAAAAATTAA
- a CDS encoding STAS domain-containing protein produces the protein MAEFNVNLRGVGSVSVIDVKGYLDAHTAPELENIFNKLLDERQFKVVVNFNELKYISSAGLGVFMAYVETMRENKGDIKFSNMKDNVYNIFDLLGFPILYEFYKEEKEAVHKFGDQG, from the coding sequence ATGGCGGAGTTCAATGTAAACTTACGGGGTGTCGGTTCCGTAAGTGTAATTGATGTGAAAGGGTATCTTGATGCCCACACAGCGCCCGAGCTCGAAAATATTTTCAACAAACTGCTTGATGAAAGACAGTTTAAAGTTGTTGTTAACTTCAACGAGTTGAAATATATCAGCAGTGCGGGGCTTGGAGTCTTTATGGCTTATGTGGAAACTATGAGGGAAAACAAAGGCGACATAAAGTTTTCCAACATGAAAGATAATGTTTACAACATTTTCGATCTTTTAGGATTTCCTATTTTGTACGAATTCTACAAAGAAGAAAAAGAAGCTGTTCACAAATTTGGCGATCAAGGATAG
- a CDS encoding STAS domain-containing protein: protein MKVKTIEKYGAVVIELKGNVMGGPEAQEFSDTLHKLIDDDKKNVIVDLAETKFMNSSGLGMLISGYTTMKNGGGSMKLANATEKIESLLVITKLITVFEHYTSVEDAVNSYK from the coding sequence ATGAAGGTTAAAACAATTGAGAAATATGGGGCTGTTGTAATTGAATTAAAAGGGAATGTTATGGGCGGTCCTGAAGCTCAGGAATTCAGCGATACCCTTCATAAACTTATTGATGACGATAAGAAAAATGTAATAGTTGATTTAGCTGAAACAAAATTCATGAACAGTTCCGGTCTCGGTATGTTAATAAGCGGTTACACAACTATGAAGAACGGCGGCGGTTCAATGAAACTTGCTAATGCTACAGAAAAGATCGAGAGTTTACTTGTAATTACAAAACTTATAACAGTTTTTGAACATTATACATCTGTTGAAGACGCTGTTAATAGTTATAAATAA
- a CDS encoding ATP-binding protein, which translates to MNSYSKIFEKELLIKSTTDNLAVIRDFIKSAANHCGFSEDTTGKIILAVDEACTNIIKHAYKNSPEGNIIIKIKFSDPKFSVSITDEGSHFDPNTVPEPNLREYYKEKRVGGLGMFLIKKLMDEVNYSTLSGNKNQVILVKYLPN; encoded by the coding sequence TTGAATTCTTACAGCAAAATATTTGAGAAAGAGCTTCTCATTAAAAGCACAACCGACAATCTTGCCGTCATAAGAGATTTTATAAAATCTGCTGCGAATCATTGCGGATTTTCTGAAGATACTACCGGTAAGATAATACTTGCTGTTGATGAAGCTTGCACCAACATAATTAAACACGCTTATAAAAATTCTCCTGAAGGAAATATAATTATAAAAATAAAATTTAGTGATCCGAAGTTCAGCGTTTCCATTACAGATGAAGGTTCACATTTTGACCCAAACACAGTTCCCGAACCTAATCTACGTGAATATTACAAAGAGAAACGGGTAGGCGGTCTTGGAATGTTTTTGATAAAGAAACTTATGGATGAAGTGAATTACTCTACTCTCAGCGGAAATAAAAACCAAGTCATATTAGTTAAATATCTACCAAATTAG
- a CDS encoding SpoIIE family protein phosphatase: MRNQLKNIARSQGLENAILVSILLFLFNLIFPLHEANVLAIINELLVFLSVFFLYHYVHQFLNSKVDSPLTLVLNAGILAALIFFIVSIANSILGSSDSSKGIGFFNSLFSVLLTFVFIGSIVYIFSTFRELFFLRQKKDLSTFYNTMLVFFALSFFSNILILFDSSFDYPKDAFYVVTIVLICLNSTRVSWIAFLTKKQKYYLLIISVILSALFGMNFATFTNNSIMRQIVYSFSPGLHTFMSLVMIYGTINFGVIFFTTLFHLPTAEAFDRKAEEVSSLMDLTNLITQVFDFKELAETITTITTRVCNSDSAWLVLKSDKNIELSSVHNIGYVDADKITNNLLGSGENDYDSIEIIQHDSIISNTNEDGQKFKSIAIAPLKVHKKINGYLFAARQRDNNFDQDEKKAVQAFADYAAVALENAKLIEESIEKERLEKELDVARDIQRKILPSTIPTSNQLEISALFVPAFEVGGDYYDFFELTDDLLGFVVADVSGKGISSAFIMAEVKGIFESLSKIITNPKELLIKANDTLKRSLDKRNFVTAIYGIINKKNGILNFARAGHTPILLCSGDRIESIQPPGIGLGLDYNAGFASSLKEMEIQLKNNDIIICYSDGIPEAKNHKEEDFGYDRLDTIILNNREKSLDLISSAVMKELSLFSKNHSQHDDITLVIFKWNKNN; this comes from the coding sequence ATGCGCAATCAATTAAAAAATATTGCTCGTTCGCAAGGATTAGAAAACGCTATTCTAGTTTCCATATTGCTTTTTTTATTCAACTTGATCTTTCCGCTTCATGAGGCAAATGTTCTTGCTATTATAAATGAGTTACTTGTATTTCTCTCAGTTTTTTTCCTTTATCATTATGTCCACCAGTTCTTGAACTCTAAAGTTGATTCTCCTTTAACTTTAGTATTAAATGCTGGAATTCTTGCCGCACTAATATTCTTTATAGTTTCAATTGCAAATTCAATTTTAGGTTCTTCAGATAGCAGTAAGGGAATTGGATTTTTCAATTCTCTGTTTTCTGTGTTATTAACATTTGTTTTTATCGGATCAATAGTTTATATCTTTTCAACATTCCGTGAATTATTTTTTCTACGACAGAAGAAAGATCTCAGCACTTTCTATAACACTATGCTTGTTTTCTTTGCCCTGAGCTTTTTCTCTAATATATTAATTCTCTTTGACTCTTCATTCGATTATCCTAAAGATGCATTTTATGTAGTAACAATTGTTTTAATTTGTCTTAATTCTACCAGAGTTTCTTGGATTGCCTTCCTAACAAAAAAACAGAAATATTATTTATTGATAATATCAGTAATTCTATCCGCTTTATTCGGAATGAATTTTGCAACTTTTACTAATAATAGTATAATGCGTCAAATCGTTTACTCCTTTTCTCCGGGGCTTCATACATTTATGAGCCTGGTTATGATTTACGGAACAATAAATTTTGGTGTAATATTTTTTACAACTCTTTTCCATCTACCTACAGCAGAAGCATTTGATAGGAAAGCTGAAGAAGTTTCTTCTTTAATGGACTTAACTAACCTTATCACTCAAGTTTTTGATTTTAAAGAATTAGCCGAAACTATAACTACAATAACAACAAGAGTTTGTAATTCTGATTCTGCTTGGTTAGTCTTAAAATCCGATAAAAATATTGAGCTAAGTTCAGTTCATAATATAGGGTATGTTGATGCGGATAAAATTACTAATAATCTTTTGGGATCCGGTGAAAACGATTATGATTCCATTGAAATTATTCAGCATGATTCAATCATATCTAACACAAACGAAGATGGACAGAAATTCAAATCTATCGCAATTGCACCGTTAAAAGTTCATAAGAAAATTAACGGGTATCTTTTTGCTGCAAGACAGAGAGATAATAATTTTGATCAGGATGAGAAAAAAGCAGTTCAAGCATTTGCAGATTATGCTGCTGTTGCATTAGAAAATGCTAAGTTGATCGAAGAATCAATCGAGAAAGAAAGATTAGAAAAAGAACTTGATGTTGCCAGAGATATTCAAAGGAAAATTCTTCCAAGTACAATTCCAACTTCTAACCAGCTTGAAATTTCTGCATTATTTGTTCCGGCATTTGAAGTCGGCGGGGATTACTACGATTTCTTTGAACTTACAGACGATCTACTTGGATTTGTCGTTGCTGATGTTTCCGGTAAAGGAATTAGCTCAGCATTTATTATGGCAGAAGTAAAAGGTATTTTTGAATCGTTATCGAAAATTATTACAAACCCAAAAGAGCTCTTGATCAAAGCAAATGATACATTAAAAAGAAGTTTGGATAAAAGAAATTTCGTAACTGCTATTTATGGTATTATAAATAAAAAGAATGGTATACTAAATTTTGCAAGAGCAGGTCATACACCAATCTTACTATGCAGCGGCGACAGAATAGAAAGCATTCAACCGCCTGGAATTGGTCTGGGTCTCGATTACAACGCTGGATTTGCTTCTTCATTAAAAGAGATGGAAATTCAATTAAAGAATAATGATATTATTATATGTTATTCTGATGGTATCCCGGAAGCTAAGAATCATAAGGAAGAAGATTTCGGCTATGATAGATTAGATACCATTATTCTCAATAATCGCGAAAAAAGTTTAGATCTAATTTCTAGTGCAGTCATGAAAGAGTTGAGTCTGTTTTCAAAAAATCATTCTCAACATGATGACATCACGCTTGTAATATTCAAGTGGAATAAAAATAATTAA
- a CDS encoding sigma-70 family RNA polymerase sigma factor, with protein MDLLKDQETFDFSEGKNEKDEDFILIKAFIKGNDTTFRTLVIKHKDKVRNLIFLTLGDAEFVDDISQDVFISVYHKLKEFRFESKFTTWLYRITVNKCRDYLRKKRVRSIFVPIKDSDTEYGTGPFSENVDIPNLVRRAIEKLPEKLRTPLVMRDIDGFSYKEIADQMGTEVGTIKSRIFRARESLKLILEPYQKELRA; from the coding sequence ATGGATTTATTAAAAGACCAAGAGACATTTGATTTTAGCGAAGGCAAGAATGAGAAAGATGAAGACTTTATATTAATTAAAGCCTTCATTAAAGGTAATGATACAACATTTCGAACACTAGTCATCAAACATAAAGATAAGGTTAGAAATTTAATCTTTTTAACTTTGGGCGATGCAGAATTTGTGGATGATATTTCTCAGGATGTTTTTATTAGTGTTTATCATAAGCTCAAAGAATTTCGGTTTGAATCAAAATTTACTACATGGTTATATAGAATAACAGTTAACAAGTGCAGAGATTATCTTCGTAAAAAAAGAGTGCGAAGCATTTTTGTCCCTATAAAAGATTCTGATACTGAATATGGTACCGGACCATTTTCTGAAAATGTTGATATTCCAAATCTGGTAAGAAGAGCAATTGAAAAGCTTCCTGAAAAATTGAGAACTCCTCTTGTGATGAGAGATATTGATGGATTTAGTTATAAAGAAATTGCAGATCAAATGGGAACAGAGGTCGGAACAATTAAATCAAGAATATTTCGTGCGCGTGAAAGTTTAAAATTGATTCTTGAACCATATCAAAAAGAATTAAGAGCTTAG
- a CDS encoding SpoIIE family protein phosphatase, with the protein MQQSDNNAVLRNFSALVDFSNLINSTLDLNFSLNNILLTCFGKFHTTKGMIALLNDENYFEVKVSKGIPNNIISKFPKITIHNYETSGELSSYIEENNFPIVQDIKSSEGLKGILILGQRLTSKHYEEEDINFLKTILNVGSTAIENSIMVEKLKRVNRNLDAKVNQLSSLFDLSKEFSGILQIEMVSKMLVYSLIGQMLVSKYAVISCAANTLHFLDNRFDENHLRNILKECESSHFTKPLTRNELVDKYKPFAEVGVDLIVPMQIKGETKGLILLGKRKNELQYTQSDIEFVSSVGSLAIISIENARLFKETLEKQRLEKDLETARNIQNNLLPKSIPKFSNFEMAAFNKSARMVGGDYYDIVKLDENKILFAIADVSGKGVPAALLMANIQAFLKSICKMKMQLAEATNLMNDLVAENTIMGSFITFFWGIIDNDKKELTYVNAGHNPPLHIRNSNITKLKKGGMILGVMETMIPYISETIQLKSGDAIILFTDGITEAMNDKWEEFSDERLETLALQKYEESAQNILAHIKFKVEDFTHGAEQSDDITSLVIKVN; encoded by the coding sequence ATGCAGCAATCAGATAATAATGCAGTTCTTAGAAATTTTTCAGCTCTCGTTGATTTCAGCAACCTTATTAACTCAACTCTCGATCTAAATTTCAGTCTTAATAATATTCTGCTTACTTGTTTTGGAAAATTTCATACAACAAAAGGTATGATTGCACTTCTAAACGATGAAAATTATTTTGAAGTGAAAGTATCAAAAGGTATTCCTAATAATATTATTTCGAAATTTCCAAAGATTACAATTCACAATTATGAAACAAGCGGTGAGTTGAGTTCATATATCGAAGAAAATAATTTTCCAATCGTTCAGGATATTAAATCATCCGAGGGGTTGAAGGGCATATTAATTCTCGGTCAAAGATTAACAAGCAAACATTACGAAGAAGAGGATATTAATTTTTTAAAAACAATTCTCAATGTCGGATCAACTGCAATTGAGAATTCAATAATGGTAGAAAAGTTAAAACGTGTAAATCGTAATCTGGATGCAAAAGTTAATCAGCTTAGTTCTTTGTTTGATCTCAGTAAAGAGTTCAGCGGAATATTGCAGATAGAAATGGTAAGCAAAATGCTTGTCTATTCTTTGATCGGGCAGATGCTTGTCTCTAAATATGCTGTGATATCCTGCGCAGCCAATACTTTACATTTTCTCGATAATAGATTTGATGAAAATCATTTAAGAAATATTCTCAAAGAATGTGAATCAAGCCATTTTACAAAACCTCTTACCCGAAATGAATTAGTTGATAAATACAAACCATTTGCCGAAGTAGGCGTTGACCTTATTGTACCAATGCAGATAAAAGGGGAAACAAAAGGATTAATTCTTCTTGGAAAAAGAAAGAATGAACTTCAGTATACTCAATCTGATATTGAATTTGTTTCTTCAGTAGGGAGTCTTGCAATTATTTCAATTGAAAATGCACGTCTCTTTAAAGAAACACTTGAAAAGCAGCGGCTTGAAAAAGATTTGGAGACTGCAAGAAATATTCAGAATAATCTTTTGCCGAAATCAATTCCCAAATTTTCAAATTTTGAAATGGCTGCATTTAATAAATCTGCACGCATGGTTGGCGGTGATTATTACGATATTGTAAAATTAGATGAAAATAAAATCTTGTTTGCAATTGCCGATGTTTCCGGAAAGGGAGTTCCTGCTGCTTTGTTGATGGCGAACATTCAAGCATTCTTAAAATCAATTTGCAAAATGAAAATGCAACTTGCAGAAGCTACCAATTTAATGAATGATCTTGTTGCTGAAAATACAATTATGGGAAGCTTTATCACTTTCTTTTGGGGAATAATTGATAATGATAAAAAAGAACTTACTTATGTTAACGCCGGTCATAATCCTCCGCTTCATATAAGAAATTCCAATATTACAAAACTTAAAAAAGGCGGAATGATACTTGGCGTTATGGAAACAATGATTCCATATATCTCCGAAACTATTCAGCTTAAAAGCGGTGATGCAATTATTCTTTTTACAGATGGAATAACAGAAGCCATGAATGATAAATGGGAAGAATTTTCAGACGAGAGATTAGAAACATTAGCTCTTCAAAAATATGAAGAAAGCGCTCAAAATATTCTTGCACATATTAAATTCAAGGTTGAAGATTTCACACACGGAGCCGAACAATCTGATGATATAACAAGTTTAGTAATAAAGGTGAATTAA
- a CDS encoding HAMP domain-containing sensor histidine kinase, with product MKMTGGPASMNIKLALIIVGATIALGTLYYTQNLVGRLQQREKDIVQLYASSLEYGASTETINSDFTFVFQNIIKRIDFPLILTDQNDQVNSTGIVSGYKNIGHDPKLSDQKLKIFLQEKVTELSKQHAPILVKSPDDKIISKIFYGDSDIIQRLRFYPYLQILFALVFLIIAYTSFSYVKKSEQRNIWVGMSKETAHQLGTPISSIMGWNEMLKMNYSNHDKVLDISDEISSDLTRLSKITKRFSKIGSKPELIDENPYEIIENVINYFQRRLPQLGKNVLISIEGNRGQKVKLNLELFEWVIENLIKNALDAIENKEGKITFKVEHNRNKIEIEVTDNGKGIEHNRRKDIFRPGYSTKRRGWGLGLSLSKRIIEDYHNGKIFVKQSIINVGTTFKIILNSSEEIT from the coding sequence ATGAAAATGACCGGCGGTCCCGCCTCAATGAATATTAAACTTGCACTAATTATTGTTGGTGCAACGATTGCGCTCGGAACACTTTATTACACTCAAAATCTAGTCGGCAGACTACAGCAACGAGAAAAAGATATTGTTCAGTTATATGCCAGTAGTCTTGAATACGGCGCAAGTACAGAAACGATAAATTCCGACTTTACATTTGTCTTTCAAAACATAATTAAAAGAATTGATTTCCCTCTTATTCTAACTGATCAAAATGACCAGGTAAATTCCACTGGAATTGTAAGCGGTTACAAAAATATTGGACACGATCCAAAACTATCCGATCAAAAATTAAAAATTTTTCTCCAGGAAAAAGTAACTGAGCTCTCTAAACAACACGCTCCCATTTTAGTTAAATCACCTGACGATAAAATTATTTCAAAGATTTTTTATGGTGATTCTGATATAATCCAGCGTCTTCGTTTTTACCCTTATCTGCAAATATTATTTGCTCTAGTTTTTCTGATCATCGCTTATACAAGTTTCAGTTACGTTAAAAAAAGTGAGCAAAGAAATATTTGGGTAGGAATGTCTAAAGAAACAGCTCATCAACTTGGTACACCTATTTCTAGTATTATGGGCTGGAATGAAATGTTGAAAATGAATTATTCTAATCATGATAAAGTACTGGATATTTCAGATGAGATTAGTAGCGATCTAACACGATTAAGTAAAATTACAAAACGATTTTCAAAAATCGGTTCAAAACCAGAATTAATAGATGAAAATCCTTATGAAATTATAGAAAATGTTATCAATTATTTTCAGCGACGTTTACCTCAGCTTGGCAAAAACGTTTTGATTTCTATTGAGGGCAATAGAGGACAAAAAGTAAAACTAAATCTTGAATTATTTGAATGGGTCATCGAAAATTTAATTAAGAATGCACTCGATGCAATTGAAAACAAAGAAGGGAAAATTACTTTTAAAGTGGAGCATAATCGCAACAAGATTGAAATTGAAGTTACCGATAACGGCAAAGGGATAGAACACAACAGAAGAAAAGATATTTTTCGGCCTGGTTATAGCACTAAAAGAAGGGGTTGGGGTTTGGGATTAAGTTTATCAAAAAGAATTATTGAAGATTATCACAATGGAAAAATTTTTGTAAAACAATCAATTATTAATGTCGGTACTACTTTTAAAATTATTTTGAATTCATCCGAAGAAATTACCTGA